The genomic stretch CAAGTGAATCGTGGCGTGACAAGCAAACTGGCGAACAGCGTGAAAAAACTGAATGGCACCGTGTTGCTGTATTCGGTAAACTAGCAGAAATTGCTGGTGAATATTTACGTAAAGGTTCACAGGTATATATCGAAGGCGCATTACAAACACGTAAATGGCAAGATCAAAATGGCCAGGACCGTTACACTACAGAAGTTGTAGTACAAGGTTTTAATGGTGTAATGCAGATGATTGGTGCTCGTCAAGGCGGTCAACAACAGCAGCAACAAGGTGGCGGTGGTTACAATCAACAACCACAACAGCAAAATCAAAATGCAGGTTGGGGTCAGCCACAACAACCAGCAGCTGCACCGCAACAACAGCAAGGCGGTTATAATCAACAGCCACAGCAAGCACCACAGCAACAGGCTCCACAGCAGCAAAGCTATGCTCCACAACAGCAAGCACCTGCAGCAGCGCCTCAAGCACCACAGCAAGGTTTTAACGAACCATCTGCTGACTTTGATGACGACATTCCGTTCTGACGGTTACCTGAGACCTAGTTTTGTAAAGTTTACATATAAACAAAACTAAATCAGTAGGTTATATAGAGTTTACAGTTAAGTGTTGCAACTTCTGTAAACTTTTTTTATACTCTAAATTCAGGTTATGGGTTACCTTGTTATTTTGTAACGTTTAGGGTGTGTATGAATGTAAAAAAGT from Moritella marina ATCC 15381 encodes the following:
- the ssb gene encoding single-stranded DNA-binding protein encodes the protein MASRGVNKVIILGNLGNDPEIRSFPNGGAVANLTIATSESWRDKQTGEQREKTEWHRVAVFGKLAEIAGEYLRKGSQVYIEGALQTRKWQDQNGQDRYTTEVVVQGFNGVMQMIGARQGGQQQQQQGGGGYNQQPQQQNQNAGWGQPQQPAAAPQQQQGGYNQQPQQAPQQQAPQQQSYAPQQQAPAAAPQAPQQGFNEPSADFDDDIPF